Proteins encoded within one genomic window of Paraglaciecola psychrophila 170:
- the acnB gene encoding bifunctional aconitate hydratase 2/2-methylisocitrate dehydratase, producing MLEAYRKHVAERAAQSIPPKALNAEQVAGLVELLKAPPAGEEHTLLELLAERVPPGVDEAAYVKAGFLTAIIEGEASSPVISKDAAIQLLGNMHGGYNIVTLVAALDNDDLAELAAEELKHTLLMFDAFHDVEEKSKAGNAYATDVIASWADAEWFTSRPDMPEKITATVFKVTGETNTDDLSPAPDAWSRPDIPLHARAAFKMTRDGLTPEKQGEVGPLAQIDAIKAKGHQVAFVGDVVGTGSSRKSATNSVLWFFGEDLPGVPNKRGGGICIGSKVAPIFYNTMEDAGALVFEADVEKMNMGDVIDIFPLAGKITNADTGEVLAEYAYKSEVLLDEVRAGGRINLIIGRGLTEKARESLGLGPSDLFRKPDQPVDTGKGYTLAQKMVGRACGVDGIRPGTYCEPKMTTVGSQDTTGPMTRDELKDLACLGFSADLTMQSFCHTAAYPKPIDIETQHTLPDFIMNRGGVSLRAGDGIIHSWLNRMLLPDTVGTGGDSHTRFPLGISFPAGSGLVAFAAATGVMPLDMPESILVRFKGKMQPGITLRDLVHAIPLYGIKQGLLTVAKKGKVNAFSGRILEIEGLSDLTVEQAFELSDASAERSAAGCTIKMSDKSIAEYLNSNVTMLRWMINEGYGDARTLERRARKMEQWLAKPELMQADADAEYVEILEIDLADIKEPILCCPNDPDDAKTLSEVSGTRIDEVFIGSCMTNIGHFRAAGKLLQQFEGTLPTRLWMSPPTKMDQAQLTEEGYYDIYANAGVRLEMSGCSLCMGNQARVEPNSTVLSTSTRNFPNRLGDGANVYLCSAEIAAVGAIMGKIPSTEEYMAYATKIESMSAEVCKYLNFDRMDAFKKAAEAAKANIIPALNIA from the coding sequence TTGTTAGAAGCATATCGTAAACATGTTGCAGAGCGAGCAGCACAGAGTATTCCACCTAAAGCACTGAACGCCGAGCAAGTGGCTGGTTTAGTCGAGTTGTTAAAAGCGCCACCTGCTGGTGAAGAACACACATTATTAGAATTACTAGCGGAGCGTGTGCCTCCTGGTGTTGATGAAGCTGCGTATGTTAAAGCTGGGTTTCTTACTGCAATCATAGAGGGTGAAGCTTCTTCTCCTGTTATTTCTAAAGATGCCGCGATTCAATTGTTAGGTAACATGCACGGTGGTTATAACATCGTGACTTTAGTTGCCGCGCTTGATAACGATGATTTAGCCGAATTAGCAGCTGAAGAGCTTAAACATACATTATTAATGTTCGATGCTTTCCACGACGTAGAAGAAAAATCCAAAGCCGGTAATGCTTATGCAACAGATGTCATCGCATCTTGGGCCGATGCAGAGTGGTTTACGTCGCGTCCCGATATGCCAGAAAAAATCACTGCTACTGTATTCAAAGTAACAGGTGAAACCAATACCGATGACTTGTCTCCCGCACCTGATGCATGGTCTCGTCCTGATATCCCTTTGCATGCTCGCGCTGCTTTTAAAATGACTCGTGATGGTTTAACACCTGAAAAACAGGGTGAAGTAGGACCTCTAGCACAAATCGACGCAATCAAAGCTAAAGGCCATCAAGTTGCTTTTGTTGGCGATGTAGTCGGAACCGGCTCCTCACGTAAATCAGCTACTAACTCAGTGTTATGGTTTTTCGGTGAAGACTTACCGGGCGTTCCAAATAAACGTGGCGGCGGTATTTGCATTGGTAGTAAAGTCGCGCCTATTTTCTATAACACCATGGAAGACGCAGGGGCTTTAGTATTTGAAGCCGACGTTGAAAAAATGAATATGGGTGATGTGATTGACATCTTCCCATTGGCCGGCAAAATTACCAACGCAGATACGGGTGAAGTGTTAGCTGAATACGCTTATAAGTCAGAGGTTTTACTTGACGAAGTGCGCGCTGGTGGCCGTATTAACTTAATTATTGGTCGCGGCTTAACTGAAAAAGCCCGTGAATCTTTAGGCTTAGGCCCATCTGATTTATTCCGTAAACCTGACCAACCGGTTGATACAGGTAAAGGTTACACGCTTGCTCAGAAAATGGTTGGCCGTGCATGCGGGGTAGACGGTATTCGCCCTGGTACTTACTGTGAACCCAAAATGACCACTGTAGGCTCACAAGATACGACTGGCCCTATGACCCGTGACGAACTCAAAGATTTAGCTTGTTTAGGTTTCTCTGCCGATTTAACCATGCAATCTTTTTGTCACACAGCGGCTTATCCTAAGCCCATTGATATTGAAACTCAGCATACGCTGCCTGACTTTATAATGAACCGTGGCGGTGTATCGCTGCGCGCCGGTGACGGTATTATTCACTCTTGGTTAAACCGTATGTTGTTACCTGATACCGTTGGTACAGGTGGCGATTCCCATACGCGTTTTCCTCTGGGTATCTCATTCCCTGCTGGCTCTGGCTTAGTGGCATTTGCTGCGGCTACAGGTGTTATGCCACTGGATATGCCCGAATCAATCTTGGTGCGTTTTAAGGGTAAAATGCAGCCGGGTATCACATTACGTGATCTGGTTCATGCGATCCCTTTATACGGTATCAAGCAAGGTTTATTAACGGTGGCTAAAAAAGGCAAAGTAAATGCGTTCTCTGGTCGTATATTAGAAATTGAAGGTTTGAGCGACTTAACCGTTGAACAAGCGTTTGAGTTATCCGATGCTTCGGCAGAACGCTCAGCAGCAGGTTGTACTATCAAAATGTCTGATAAGTCTATCGCTGAATACCTCAACTCGAACGTGACTATGTTGCGTTGGATGATCAACGAAGGTTACGGTGACGCACGCACACTAGAACGTCGTGCTCGTAAAATGGAACAGTGGTTAGCTAAACCTGAATTGATGCAAGCTGATGCAGATGCAGAGTACGTTGAAATTCTCGAAATTGATTTGGCTGATATTAAAGAGCCAATTCTATGTTGTCCGAACGACCCTGACGATGCTAAAACATTGTCTGAGGTGTCTGGAACCAGAATTGATGAAGTCTTTATTGGCTCTTGTATGACCAATATCGGACATTTCCGTGCCGCAGGTAAATTATTACAGCAATTTGAAGGTACCTTGCCAACCCGTTTATGGATGTCACCTCCAACCAAGATGGATCAAGCTCAGCTAACGGAAGAAGGCTACTACGACATTTATGCGAATGCGGGTGTACGCCTCGAAATGTCTGGTTGTTCATTGTGTATGGGTAACCAAGCGCGAGTTGAGCCCAATTCAACAGTACTGTCTACCTCAACTCGTAACTTCCCTAACCGTTTAGGTGATGGCGCAAATGTATATTTGTGTTCTGCTGAAATAGCGGCGGTGGGTGCGATTATGGGTAAAATTCCGTCTACAGAAGAATATATGGCTTACGCAACTAAGATTGAATCCATGTCAGCTGAAGTATGTAAATACTTAAACTTCGACCGTATGGATGCGTTCAAAAAAGCCGCAGAAGCAGCGAAGGCCAATATTATTCCTGCACTTAATATTGCTTGA
- a CDS encoding DUF192 domain-containing protein, whose translation MFTLRLTSLVFILAFVSSLTFANQADSVFPEIQVKVRQQVFALEYANNFELRAQGLMHREELCNNCGMLFNFEQSRRAGMWMKNTLIPLDVAFIRADGKITDIKAMQPHDLTTTSSSEQVLYGWEMNQGWFAKHQIKVGDTVVIPLNIKP comes from the coding sequence ATGTTTACGCTTCGTTTAACGTCTTTGGTTTTTATACTCGCCTTTGTTTCTAGCCTAACTTTTGCTAACCAGGCAGACTCGGTATTTCCTGAAATTCAAGTCAAGGTTAGACAGCAGGTTTTCGCCTTGGAATATGCCAATAACTTTGAATTACGTGCGCAAGGCTTGATGCATAGAGAAGAATTATGTAACAACTGCGGCATGTTATTTAATTTTGAACAATCCAGACGTGCTGGTATGTGGATGAAGAACACTCTTATTCCCCTTGATGTGGCATTTATCCGTGCAGATGGAAAAATCACTGATATCAAAGCCATGCAACCCCATGACTTAACTACTACAAGTTCATCGGAACAGGTGCTGTATGGATGGGAAATGAATCAAGGTTGGTTTGCGAAACACCAAATTAAAGTAGGGGATACCGTAGTTATTCCGCTTAACATCAAACCATAA
- the lysC gene encoding lysine-sensitive aspartokinase 3: MSNIALNNLNVAKFGGTSVANFATMQNCANIIKNNPNTKVVVVSASAGVTNLLVDIAHTAMSKEQIKQKLTEIDSIQQAILQALENVDEVEPKLQQLQSSLADLALHEEMLHRADLKDALLSHGERMSSLLFTAVLNQFDVKAENFDVRNVLKTDSEFGQAVPNLEQISAAAKQLMLPALVDTVLVTQGFVGSDQQGNTTTLGRGGSDFTAALLAEGLGADTCEIWTDVIGVYTTDPRITNAARPLPELSFEEAAEMATFGAKVLHPATMEPALRQNIKVFVGSSKEPEKGGTWIIRDCETEPSYRAITRRKEQVMVTVKTPKMMYAQGFLQKVFTIIAEHKLSVDLITTSEISVSFTLDNPANSVLKRLNQETIEELSQFCDVLIEENYDLVTVVGNNMHSAAGVSSKIFAAVADYNLRMICYGANPHNLSLLVNDTDSQDVVCALHRALFE; encoded by the coding sequence GTGAGTAACATCGCATTGAATAACCTGAATGTAGCTAAATTTGGTGGTACTAGCGTGGCAAATTTTGCCACCATGCAAAATTGCGCCAATATCATTAAAAACAATCCTAATACCAAAGTAGTGGTTGTCAGCGCATCAGCCGGTGTCACTAACCTGTTAGTGGATATTGCCCACACGGCAATGTCTAAAGAACAAATTAAACAAAAGCTCACCGAGATAGACAGTATTCAACAAGCTATTTTGCAAGCATTAGAAAACGTCGATGAAGTAGAGCCAAAACTACAACAGTTACAAAGTTCATTAGCAGACTTAGCTCTACACGAAGAAATGCTCCATCGTGCAGATTTAAAAGACGCCTTGTTATCACATGGCGAAAGAATGTCTTCATTGTTGTTCACCGCTGTATTAAACCAATTCGATGTGAAAGCCGAAAACTTTGATGTACGTAATGTACTTAAAACCGATAGTGAGTTTGGTCAAGCTGTACCTAATCTTGAACAAATAAGCGCTGCAGCCAAACAACTGATGTTGCCTGCGCTGGTCGACACTGTGTTAGTTACCCAAGGTTTTGTTGGTTCAGATCAGCAAGGCAATACCACCACCCTTGGACGAGGTGGCTCAGATTTTACTGCTGCTTTGTTAGCGGAGGGATTGGGTGCAGATACCTGTGAAATTTGGACCGATGTGATTGGTGTATATACCACCGACCCTAGGATCACAAATGCCGCTCGGCCACTACCAGAACTCAGCTTTGAAGAAGCCGCTGAGATGGCCACTTTTGGAGCCAAAGTGTTGCACCCCGCTACAATGGAGCCAGCACTTAGACAAAATATCAAAGTGTTTGTTGGCTCAAGCAAAGAGCCTGAAAAAGGCGGCACTTGGATTATCAGAGACTGTGAAACTGAACCTTCTTATCGTGCTATTACCCGCCGCAAAGAACAGGTGATGGTGACAGTTAAAACGCCAAAGATGATGTATGCACAGGGCTTTTTGCAAAAAGTATTTACCATTATTGCTGAACATAAACTCAGTGTTGACCTCATCACCACATCAGAAATTTCTGTATCTTTTACCCTAGATAATCCCGCTAATTCTGTTCTTAAACGTCTAAATCAAGAAACCATTGAAGAGTTAAGCCAATTTTGTGATGTATTGATTGAAGAGAACTACGACTTGGTTACAGTTGTCGGCAATAATATGCACAGTGCGGCTGGAGTCTCTAGCAAGATTTTTGCGGCTGTGGCGGACTATAATTTACGGATGATTTGTTACGGGGCAAATCCACATAACCTTTCTTTGTTGGTAAATGATACTGACAGTCAAGATGTGGTTTGTGCGTTGCATAGGGCTTTGTTTGAGTGA
- a CDS encoding CocE/NonD family hydrolase, whose protein sequence is MNKKTLSRFIILCCYMMLTTFVQAADTKEPDKRAEYIRSHYAKYEYQIPMRDGVKLFTSVYIPYDKSSEYPMMMQRTPYRVAPYGADKYKTKLGPSEIFEKEGFIFVFQDVRGKFMSQGEYVNMRPQDANQKGGNATDDATDSYDTIDWLVKNVPNNNGKVGMWGTSYPGYYTSVAAINSHKALKAISPQAPIANWFYDDFHRNGAFSTPMAFIFFDTFDKQREGQFAYWPKGMDSITPDGYDFFRNLGPLSNVNKDYFKGERPFWNELTEHPNYDEYWQARNVLQHLTNVKPATLVVGGWYDTEDLYGPLETYQTMSKGNKKTISISSWDLGITVNGIQLTAVKWVKPNLALTPANGFKNESYCHFSNKI, encoded by the coding sequence ATGAATAAGAAAACCTTATCAAGGTTCATTATATTGTGTTGTTACATGATGCTGACAACATTTGTACAAGCTGCAGACACCAAAGAACCAGATAAAAGAGCTGAGTATATTCGTTCTCATTATGCAAAATATGAATATCAAATTCCGATGCGTGATGGCGTGAAATTGTTTACTTCGGTATACATTCCTTACGACAAATCATCTGAATATCCGATGATGATGCAGCGCACTCCTTATCGTGTTGCCCCATATGGTGCTGATAAATATAAAACCAAATTAGGGCCAAGTGAAATTTTTGAAAAAGAGGGGTTTATTTTTGTTTTTCAAGATGTGCGTGGCAAATTTATGTCTCAAGGTGAGTACGTTAATATGCGTCCACAAGACGCAAATCAAAAAGGTGGTAATGCCACCGATGATGCCACCGACAGCTATGACACTATTGACTGGTTAGTTAAAAACGTTCCAAATAATAACGGGAAAGTGGGGATGTGGGGCACGTCTTATCCCGGATATTATACCTCGGTCGCCGCCATTAATAGCCATAAAGCCCTTAAAGCGATTTCACCTCAAGCCCCAATAGCCAACTGGTTTTATGATGATTTTCATCGTAATGGTGCGTTTTCTACACCCATGGCGTTTATTTTCTTCGATACTTTCGACAAACAGCGCGAAGGGCAGTTTGCTTACTGGCCAAAAGGTATGGACTCTATTACGCCTGATGGTTATGACTTTTTCCGTAATCTGGGTCCATTGAGCAACGTTAATAAAGATTATTTTAAAGGTGAGCGTCCGTTCTGGAATGAATTAACTGAACATCCTAATTATGATGAATATTGGCAGGCGCGTAATGTGTTACAACACCTTACCAATGTTAAACCAGCCACCTTAGTTGTAGGCGGTTGGTATGATACTGAAGATCTATATGGGCCTCTGGAAACCTATCAAACTATGTCCAAAGGCAATAAAAAGACAATATCCATCTCATCATGGGACCTTGGTATCACGGTCAATGGAATTCAGCTGACGGCAGTAAAATGGGTGAAGCCGAATTTGGCTTTAACACCAGCGAATGGTTTCAAGAACGAATCTTATTGCCATTTTTCAAACAAAATCTAA
- a CDS encoding CocE/NonD family hydrolase, with the protein MGEAEFGFNTSEWFQERILLPFFKQNLKDIKDDKDAKAVSLATATMFETGANRWREFDTWPPKQGKDVVLYMGANEKLLDQKESKGGSSDYISDPNKPVPHSDKVSRGWDRPYMAEDQRFTARRSDVLVFNDEVATEDQTIAGSIDINLWVSTDQSAGDFVVKLVDVFPGMDETTNKVDKETGNRHELVRWGIIRGRFRNSMSTPEPFEPNKPTLVKFELLDVLHTIKRGHKLQIQVQSSMFPFMDMNPQKYVDNIFKAKPEDYVKAQHKLYHSEQYPSSIEFKVIAH; encoded by the coding sequence ATGGGTGAAGCCGAATTTGGCTTTAACACCAGCGAATGGTTTCAAGAACGAATCTTATTGCCATTTTTCAAACAAAATCTAAAAGACATTAAAGATGATAAAGACGCTAAAGCAGTATCATTGGCAACTGCGACGATGTTCGAAACAGGTGCTAATCGCTGGCGCGAATTTGATACTTGGCCACCAAAACAAGGTAAAGATGTTGTGCTATATATGGGAGCTAATGAAAAGCTATTGGATCAAAAAGAGTCTAAAGGTGGTTCGAGTGATTATATAAGCGATCCAAACAAACCTGTTCCTCACTCAGATAAAGTCAGTCGCGGCTGGGATCGTCCATATATGGCAGAAGATCAACGGTTTACTGCTCGTCGCTCTGATGTTTTAGTGTTTAATGACGAAGTGGCAACTGAGGATCAAACCATTGCAGGCTCGATTGATATTAATCTGTGGGTATCTACCGACCAAAGTGCAGGCGATTTTGTGGTTAAGTTAGTTGATGTATTCCCAGGTATGGATGAAACCACCAATAAAGTAGACAAAGAAACGGGCAACCGTCATGAGTTAGTGCGTTGGGGCATTATTCGTGGACGTTTTAGAAACAGTATGAGCACACCTGAGCCGTTTGAACCTAATAAACCCACACTGGTTAAATTTGAACTATTGGACGTACTGCACACCATCAAACGTGGGCATAAGTTACAAATTCAGGTGCAGAGCAGCATGTTTCCGTTTATGGATATGAACCCACAAAAATATGTTGATAATATTTTTAAGGCTAAGCCAGAAGACTATGTCAAAGCGCAACATAAGCTTTATCACAGCGAACAATACCCAAGCTCGATTGAATTTAAAGTGATTGCTCACTAA